One genomic segment of Carbonactinospora thermoautotrophica includes these proteins:
- a CDS encoding NifU family protein codes for MTTTAQPQTATEPSFEELAKRVDDAARRVAELEGPAKETAEELKRAVEAIHRAGLITIVRRMRQDERARELLFELVDEPVVRMLLSLHGIIRPDPMTEATRVLESVRPSLQSHGGDVELVRIEDGVAYVRLHGACNGCSMVSVTLRNGVEEALIGNVAGIHKVEVLPNEPSPTLIPLSALRIGPDPRQEGWVQAAPLEEVPAGKITPLHLVSANGREIDVIVVHLDGRLTAFVNACAHQGLPLDGALLDTNAGTLTCPWHGFCFNALSGECLSAPEAQLEQLPLRVDDGHVWIRVGS; via the coding sequence ATGACCACGACCGCACAACCGCAGACCGCCACTGAGCCGTCGTTCGAGGAACTCGCCAAGCGGGTGGACGACGCGGCCCGCCGGGTCGCGGAGCTGGAGGGCCCGGCCAAGGAGACCGCGGAAGAGCTCAAGCGAGCCGTGGAGGCCATCCACCGCGCCGGACTGATCACGATCGTGCGCCGGATGCGTCAGGACGAGCGGGCCCGTGAGCTGCTGTTCGAGCTGGTCGACGAACCGGTCGTGCGCATGCTGCTGTCGCTGCACGGGATCATCCGGCCGGACCCGATGACCGAGGCGACCCGGGTGCTGGAAAGCGTCCGCCCGTCGCTGCAGTCCCACGGCGGGGACGTCGAGCTGGTCCGGATCGAGGACGGCGTGGCCTACGTGCGGCTGCACGGCGCTTGCAACGGCTGCTCGATGGTCTCGGTGACGCTGCGCAACGGTGTGGAGGAAGCGCTCATCGGCAACGTCGCCGGGATCCACAAGGTCGAGGTGCTACCCAACGAGCCGTCGCCGACGCTCATCCCGCTCAGTGCGCTGCGGATCGGCCCGGATCCCCGCCAGGAGGGGTGGGTGCAGGCCGCGCCGCTCGAGGAGGTGCCGGCCGGGAAGATCACCCCGCTGCATCTGGTGTCGGCGAACGGCCGGGAGATCGACGTGATCGTGGTGCACCTGGACGGGCGGCTCACCGCCTTCGTCAACGCCTGCGCCCACCAAGGTCTGCCGCTGGACGGGGCGCTGCTGGACACCAATGCCGGCACCCTCACCTGCCCGTGGCACGGCTTCTGCTTCAACGCCCTGTCAGGCGAGTGCCTGAGCGCGCCGGAGGCGCAGCTGGAACAGCTGCCGCTGCGGGTCGACGACGGACACGTCTGGATCAGGGTCGGCTCATGA